In Lycium ferocissimum isolate CSIRO_LF1 chromosome 11, AGI_CSIRO_Lferr_CH_V1, whole genome shotgun sequence, a single genomic region encodes these proteins:
- the LOC132038575 gene encoding uncharacterized protein LOC132038575, whose amino-acid sequence MDLMNTVFKPYLDHFVIVFIDDILVYSRSEAEHGQHLRIVLQTLKERKLYAKISKCEFWLSTVSFLGHVASRDGIQVDPKKIKVVRDWPQPTTPTEIRSFMGLVGYYRICICAQDTRHYLYGERCEIYLDHKSLQYIFKQRDLNLRQRRWLELLKDYDLTILYYPGKANVVADALSRKSMGSLDRFTAEERPMAKDIRGHLPTAGVRIDHTRYGVLLAVMVAQSSLVGQVAYNNSYQSSLQMAPFEALYGRRCRSPVGWFEPGEAQLLGPDLVQQALEKVALIRERLQTAQSRQSPI is encoded by the exons ATGGACCTCATGAACACGGTATTCAAGCCATACTTAGACcattttgtgattgtgttcattgatgatattttggtctaCTCTCGGAGTGAGGCTGAGCATGGACAACACCTGAGAATTGTGCTACAGACACTTAAGGAACGAAAGCTTTATGCCAAGatctcaaaatgtgagttctggttgagcACAGTTTCCTTTTTAGGACACGTGGCGTCCCGAGATGGGATTCAAGTTGatccaaagaaaattaaagtAGTTCGAGATTGGCCTCAACCCACTACTCCCACAGAGATACGCAGTTTCATGGGACTAGTTGGATATTACAGAAT TTGTATTTGCGCTCAAGATACGCGTCACTATCTTTATGGTGAGCGGTGTGAAATCTATCTTGATCACAAGAGTTTGCAATACATATTCAAGCAAAGAGATCTGAATTTGAGACAGCGACGGTGGTTAGAGTTACTTAAAGATTATGATCTTACTATTTTGTATTATCCTGGTAAGGCGAATGTGGTGGCAGACGCCTTGAGTAGAAAGTCTATGGGAAGCTTGGACCGATTTACTGCTGAAGAACGACCTATGGCTAAGGATATTCGAGGGCATTTGCCAACCGCGGGAGTTCGGATTGATCATacaagatacggggtgttactTGCAGTTATGGTGGCACAATCATCCTTAGTGGGGCAG gttgcttataataacagctaccaatCGAGTCTACAGATGGCGCCGTTTGAGGCTCTATATGGTCGCAGGTGTCGTTCACCTGTTGGATGGTTCGAACCGGGCGAAGCACAACTATTAGGTCCAGATTTGGTGCAGCAAGCCTTGGAAAAAGTTGCATTGATACGAGAACGGCTTCAGACAGCACAAAGCAGACAAAGTCCTATATAG
- the LOC132038576 gene encoding uncharacterized protein LOC132038576 gives MEFMKGEKVFLNVSPMKGVMRFGRKGKLSPRYISPYEILDRIGLVAYRLALPPRLSAVHPVFHVSMLRRYVGDDSHKIQPEAVQLDENLTYEEGPIYILDRQMRQLRSKKVASVKVLWRNHPTEEAT, from the coding sequence ATGGAGTTCATGAAAGGGGAAAAAGTCTTTCTAAATGTATCCCCTATGAAAGGAGTTATGAGATTCGGTCGGAAAGGTAAGTTAAGTCCTAGGTACATTAGTCCTTATGAGATTTTGGATCGAATTGGGTTGGTGGCATATAGACTTGCTTTACCTCCGAGATTGTCTGCTGTTCATCCTGTATTTCACGTATCTATGCTAAGACGATATGTTGGTGATGATAGCCATAAGATTCAACCAGAGGCTGTGCAGCTCGATgaaaatttgacttatgaggagggtCCGATATATATTCTTGATAGGCAAATGCGACAATTGAGGTCGAAGAaggtagcttcagtcaaagtgtTATGGCGTAATCATCCAACCGAGGAGGCTACTTAG